One Maribacter cobaltidurans genomic window carries:
- a CDS encoding STAS-like domain-containing protein: MTRKTNILSITSNTSTNLDGDLFFDFLKDNAVNDTVIVSIPGHVNLSSSFLNSSFGKYIDVFGMSKFKQNIKVSCNQSIFKQIKKYVDFYSDLVS; this comes from the coding sequence ATGACACGTAAAACAAACATTTTAAGTATTACTTCAAATACATCCACTAATTTGGATGGAGATTTATTTTTCGATTTTTTGAAAGATAATGCTGTAAATGACACCGTAATTGTAAGTATACCTGGTCATGTAAATTTATCTTCTTCTTTCCTAAATTCATCTTTTGGTAAGTATATCGATGTATTTGGAATGAGCAAATTCAAGCAAAATATTAAGGTTTCTTGCAACCAAAGTATTTTTAAACAAATTAAAAAATACGTAGATTTTTATAGTGACTTAGTTAGCTAA
- a CDS encoding TIGR04282 family arsenosugar biosynthesis glycosyltransferase: MLQSNNEERDEKTIDFTLASSKNLLLIFTRNPELGKGKRRLAAKVGDQVALDIYNFLLDHTVKITSKLYAEKIVYYSDEIWEQDIWDNTVYDKKLQQGEDLGIRMLNAFQDGFSRGYEKIIIIGSDMYDLDQADLEDAFRALSQNDFVVGPAEDGGYYLLGMKKLKPELFTNKDWGTSTVLTDTLTDLKDEKKVLLETRNDVDYYEDIKDIDAFGPFLKNI; the protein is encoded by the coding sequence ATCTTACAATCCAACAACGAAGAAAGGGACGAGAAAACCATCGATTTCACACTGGCCAGTTCCAAAAACCTACTTCTCATATTTACAAGAAATCCCGAACTTGGAAAGGGAAAAAGGCGATTGGCGGCCAAGGTAGGAGATCAAGTTGCCTTGGATATTTATAATTTTTTACTGGACCATACGGTCAAGATAACTTCCAAGTTGTATGCGGAAAAAATAGTGTATTATTCCGATGAAATATGGGAACAGGACATTTGGGACAATACCGTATATGACAAAAAATTACAACAGGGCGAAGACCTGGGCATTCGAATGCTCAATGCCTTCCAGGACGGATTTAGCCGTGGATATGAGAAAATCATTATCATAGGCAGTGATATGTACGACCTTGACCAAGCGGACCTGGAAGATGCCTTTAGGGCGCTTTCCCAAAACGATTTTGTAGTTGGACCTGCTGAGGATGGGGGATACTATTTACTGGGAATGAAAAAATTAAAACCAGAACTTTTTACGAACAAGGACTGGGGTACCAGCACGGTTTTGACCGATACGCTTACCGACCTAAAAGATGAAAAAAAAGTACTTTTAGAAACACGAAACGATGTAGATTATTATGAGGACATAAAGGATATTGACGCCTTTGGCCCATTTTTAAAAAATATATAG
- a CDS encoding DUF4159 domain-containing protein: MSNEFFFTRLQYESGDWDVDQRMPSNLLNSLVEYTTLRIDTVENIVPLASDDIFKCPFCYLSGHKLVQFSKKERENFKKYVDNGGFVFVDDCNHDIDGLFAKSFERQMEEIFGAEALVKLPNDHEIYSVFFDFEDGPPTTSQELNGWGDDLVHEYLKAIEVNGRIGVLYSNKDYGCEWDYDFRNKRWYKNDNTRFAVNIVMYALTS; the protein is encoded by the coding sequence TTGAGCAACGAATTTTTCTTTACCCGACTTCAATACGAATCAGGCGATTGGGATGTTGATCAACGCATGCCCTCCAACTTGCTCAATTCCTTGGTGGAATACACCACTTTGCGGATAGATACGGTAGAAAATATAGTCCCCTTGGCCAGCGATGACATTTTTAAATGTCCTTTCTGTTATTTATCCGGCCATAAATTGGTGCAGTTCTCCAAAAAGGAGCGCGAGAACTTTAAAAAGTATGTGGACAATGGCGGGTTCGTTTTTGTGGATGACTGTAATCATGATATAGACGGCCTTTTTGCCAAGTCCTTTGAGCGGCAAATGGAAGAGATTTTTGGGGCGGAAGCTTTGGTGAAACTTCCCAACGATCATGAAATCTATTCGGTTTTTTTTGATTTTGAGGATGGCCCACCAACAACTTCCCAGGAACTAAATGGTTGGGGCGACGACCTGGTCCATGAATATTTAAAGGCCATTGAGGTTAACGGTAGGATTGGGGTGCTCTACAGTAACAAGGACTATGGTTGCGAATGGGATTATGATTTTAGAAACAAGCGGTGGTACAAAAATGACAATACACGATTTGCGGTAAATATCGTGATGTACGCATTAACTTCTTAA
- a CDS encoding TldD/PmbA family protein, whose protein sequence is MAIYTEEEAKKIMEKALSFSTADACEINLSGTESGNIRYARNTVSTSGHRSNQSLVVQSSFGKKSGTATIDEFDDASLKKVVERAEELAKLSPENPEFMEPLEQQTYDKAVNFVEATAKITPEYRASVANASIVPAAAQDVTAAGFLDDSYGFSAMMNSKGLFAYNKSSNVDFTVTMRTNDGTGSGWVSRDYNDIDKFDAAEASKVAIDKAVMSKEAKAIEPGKYTVILEPAAAENLISNMARSLNARTADEGRSFMSKEGGGTKMGEKIVDERVTLWSDPLHPEVPTSTWNGGGQALNKTTWIENGVVKNLAYDRFWAKEQGVEPVPFPNNIIMGGGDASLEDLIKGTKKGILVTRLWYIRTVDPQTLLYTGLTRDGTFYIENGKIKHPVKNFRFNESPVIMLNNLEALGEQVRINGNLIPYMKIRDFTFTSLSDAV, encoded by the coding sequence ATGGCAATATATACAGAAGAAGAAGCTAAAAAAATAATGGAAAAGGCGTTGAGCTTTTCCACAGCTGACGCATGTGAGATCAATTTGAGCGGAACCGAAAGCGGCAACATTCGTTATGCCCGGAATACGGTGTCTACATCGGGGCATCGATCTAATCAATCCTTGGTAGTCCAATCCAGTTTTGGGAAAAAATCGGGGACCGCTACCATCGATGAATTTGATGATGCTTCCTTGAAAAAGGTAGTGGAAAGGGCAGAGGAGTTGGCAAAACTTTCCCCGGAAAACCCTGAATTCATGGAACCGTTGGAACAGCAGACCTATGACAAGGCTGTTAATTTTGTGGAAGCTACTGCAAAAATAACCCCGGAATACAGGGCGTCCGTGGCCAATGCTAGTATAGTTCCGGCCGCAGCCCAGGACGTAACCGCTGCAGGTTTCCTGGATGACTCCTATGGTTTTAGTGCCATGATGAATTCCAAGGGACTTTTCGCCTATAACAAATCATCCAACGTGGATTTTACGGTGACCATGCGTACCAACGATGGAACCGGTTCAGGATGGGTATCCAGGGATTACAACGATATTGATAAATTCGATGCGGCCGAAGCATCCAAGGTGGCCATTGACAAGGCCGTGATGTCCAAAGAGGCCAAGGCCATAGAGCCTGGAAAATACACGGTGATATTGGAACCTGCCGCTGCTGAGAACTTGATCAGCAACATGGCACGATCCTTAAATGCACGTACGGCGGACGAAGGTAGGAGCTTTATGTCCAAAGAAGGGGGTGGAACAAAAATGGGTGAAAAAATTGTGGACGAAAGGGTAACCCTATGGTCAGACCCCTTGCATCCCGAGGTACCTACAAGCACATGGAACGGAGGCGGACAAGCTTTGAACAAAACCACATGGATTGAAAATGGGGTGGTCAAAAATTTGGCATACGATCGTTTTTGGGCCAAGGAGCAAGGCGTTGAACCCGTACCCTTTCCCAATAACATCATCATGGGCGGTGGCGATGCGTCTCTGGAAGATTTGATCAAGGGCACCAAAAAAGGAATTTTGGTGACACGTCTGTGGTACATCCGTACCGTGGATCCACAAACCTTACTCTATACCGGTCTTACAAGGGACGGAACGTTTTATATTGAAAATGGAAAAATCAAGCATCCTGTGAAGAACTTCCGTTTTAATGAAAGTCCGGTCATCATGCTTAATAATCTTGAAGCTTTGGGCGAACAGGTGCGTATCAATGGTAATTTGATTCCCTACATGAAAATCAGGGACTTTACCTTTACGAGCTTGTCCGATGCCGTTTAA
- a CDS encoding purine-nucleoside phosphorylase encodes MLKKQLEESLAHLKSKGFDTPEIGIVLGTGLGRLVDEIKNPIEAHYNHIPFFPLATVEFHTGKLVYGTIEDKKVVVMQGRFHLYEGYDFMDITYPIRVMHMLGISKLFISNAAGAINLDYKKGDMMLIEDHINLQGGSPLAFKNVSAFGQRFVDMSEPYDKEMCKKLMTIAKDHGISLKSGVYASVVGPQLETKAEYRMLKIIGADAVGMSTVPEVIVANHLELPIVAVSVLTDECDPDHLEPVNISEIIAIAEETEPKMVKLFRELIKQL; translated from the coding sequence ATGCTAAAAAAACAATTGGAGGAATCCTTAGCACATTTAAAGTCCAAAGGATTTGACACACCAGAAATAGGAATCGTTTTGGGTACAGGCCTGGGAAGATTGGTGGACGAAATCAAAAACCCTATTGAGGCGCACTACAACCATATTCCCTTTTTCCCGTTGGCCACGGTAGAGTTTCATACCGGAAAACTGGTATACGGAACCATTGAGGATAAAAAAGTAGTGGTGATGCAAGGACGGTTTCACCTATATGAAGGTTATGATTTCATGGACATTACCTATCCTATACGTGTTATGCACATGTTGGGAATTTCCAAATTGTTTATATCCAATGCCGCAGGAGCCATTAACCTGGATTATAAAAAAGGTGATATGATGTTGATCGAAGATCATATCAACCTGCAGGGAGGTTCCCCATTGGCCTTTAAAAATGTGTCCGCCTTTGGGCAACGTTTTGTGGATATGTCCGAACCCTATGATAAGGAAATGTGTAAAAAGCTCATGACGATCGCCAAGGACCATGGTATTTCCTTAAAGTCGGGCGTATATGCTTCCGTGGTGGGACCCCAATTAGAGACCAAGGCAGAGTATCGAATGTTAAAAATTATAGGGGCAGATGCGGTTGGAATGAGTACCGTACCGGAAGTCATTGTGGCAAACCACTTGGAACTACCCATTGTGGCCGTTTCCGTATTGACGGATGAATGTGACCCCGACCATCTGGAACCTGTAAACATTTCAGAAATTATCGCCATTGCCGAGGAAACGGAGCCTAAAATGGTAAAGCTGTTCAGGGAACTGATTAAGCAGTTGTAA
- a CDS encoding glycoside hydrolase family 113, with amino-acid sequence MRNLGLILLCFFQFCCSGRSQKKFNGVSFVASREEVAQPHVDELMKIYANSASVMPFGFIRDLSSPTIFFDTDRQWFGETRKGAKQYIELLQKNGLRVMVKPQIWIGGGQFTGTIKMQSLEDWKTLEDSYNKFILNYAELAEETKAAVFCIGTELETFVTNRPEYWRELIGKVRKIYSGKITYAANWDEYARTPFWDKLDFIGIDAYFPLSESKTPSVEELKLGWQPWKQKIAELSLNTKKPVLFTEFGYRSMDFTAKKPWLVDRTEEGVNMEGQSNAKKAIFEEFWNEDWFAGGFVWKWFIQHDRSGGDKDNRFTPQNKPSQGIIANYYKQHKD; translated from the coding sequence ATGAGGAATTTAGGGTTAATCTTGTTATGCTTTTTCCAGTTTTGTTGTTCTGGGAGGTCCCAGAAAAAATTCAATGGTGTAAGTTTTGTCGCTTCCAGGGAAGAGGTGGCACAACCCCATGTGGATGAATTGATGAAAATTTATGCCAATAGCGCTTCTGTCATGCCTTTTGGATTTATTAGGGACTTGAGTTCGCCAACTATCTTTTTTGATACCGACAGACAATGGTTCGGGGAGACTAGAAAGGGCGCCAAGCAATATATAGAGCTCTTGCAGAAAAATGGATTAAGGGTGATGGTAAAACCGCAGATATGGATCGGGGGCGGACAGTTTACCGGAACCATAAAAATGCAATCCCTGGAGGATTGGAAGACTTTGGAAGATTCATATAATAAGTTCATCCTTAATTATGCAGAATTGGCCGAGGAAACCAAGGCGGCTGTTTTTTGTATCGGGACCGAGTTGGAAACTTTTGTTACGAACAGACCGGAGTACTGGCGGGAATTAATTGGGAAGGTTAGAAAAATATATTCGGGAAAAATTACCTATGCGGCCAATTGGGACGAATATGCCAGAACACCGTTTTGGGATAAACTTGATTTTATTGGTATCGATGCCTATTTTCCTTTGTCCGAATCGAAAACACCTTCGGTAGAAGAATTGAAATTGGGTTGGCAGCCTTGGAAACAGAAAATAGCGGAACTATCGTTGAATACCAAAAAGCCGGTACTTTTCACGGAATTTGGATACAGAAGTATGGATTTTACGGCCAAGAAACCTTGGTTGGTAGACCGTACCGAGGAAGGTGTAAACATGGAAGGGCAGTCCAATGCCAAAAAGGCTATTTTTGAGGAATTTTGGAACGAGGATTGGTTTGCCGGTGGTTTCGTTTGGAAATGGTTCATTCAACATGACCGCTCCGGCGGGGACAAGGACAACCGGTTTACACCCCAGAACAAACCGTCACAAGGTATCATTGCCAACTACTACAAGCAACACAAGGATTAA
- a CDS encoding TIGR04283 family arsenosugar biosynthesis glycosyltransferase has translation MPKELPDISIIIPVLNEEDYILKVLESIALNATSNQIKEILVVDGGSRDQTVKVARGKGVQVITGPKGRAKQMNLGAKIATGQLLYFLHVDSLPPYAFDAKIIDSHIKGFKAGSFQLRFDTSSLFLRFFAWCTKINQPICRGGDQSLFVAKTLFEELGGFNENYVIYEDNEFIGRLYKKTSFKVINDYVQTSARRYLKIGMVRLQYHFAIIHLKHYLGKGPENLYSYYQKNIAL, from the coding sequence ATGCCCAAGGAACTTCCGGATATTAGCATTATCATCCCCGTCCTGAACGAGGAGGACTATATCCTAAAAGTCCTAGAAAGCATTGCCCTAAATGCCACCTCCAATCAAATCAAGGAAATTCTGGTCGTTGATGGCGGCAGTAGGGACCAAACCGTAAAAGTAGCTAGGGGCAAGGGTGTCCAGGTAATTACAGGGCCCAAGGGAAGGGCCAAACAAATGAATTTAGGTGCCAAAATCGCTACTGGTCAATTATTATATTTCCTGCACGTGGACAGTCTTCCCCCGTATGCCTTTGATGCTAAAATCATCGATTCCCATATTAAGGGGTTTAAAGCGGGAAGCTTTCAGCTTCGGTTTGATACTTCCAGTCTCTTCCTCAGATTCTTTGCTTGGTGTACCAAAATAAACCAACCCATTTGCCGCGGCGGGGACCAATCGCTTTTTGTGGCCAAAACGTTGTTTGAAGAACTTGGCGGATTTAATGAGAACTATGTGATCTATGAGGACAACGAATTCATAGGCCGATTGTATAAAAAAACCTCATTCAAGGTCATCAACGATTATGTACAAACCTCAGCAAGGAGATATTTAAAAATAGGTATGGTAAGGCTGCAGTATCACTTTGCCATCATCCACCTCAAACATTATTTGGGAAAGGGCCCGGAAAACCTCTACAGTTATTACCAAAAGAATATCGCCCTTTAA
- a CDS encoding N-acetylmuramoyl-L-alanine amidase family protein, with product MVRKAFPFIFLSLVSTSVMFSQDTLTTVTAEKGDGIYSLLRKHGVNPYEYYHEFIDINLDNLRDSIHLLEGKTYVIPKVQLDTVPVVDTIQKQASKVKEVDSKTFDIFGEDHKTVLSKSERLKGAIYYLVSGHGGPDPGAMAVYAGKSIAEDEYAYDITLRLAKELLSHGATVYIIIRDENDGIREERILEIDRDEVAYPDKEIPLNQLDRLQQRVDIVNDLYKKNKGAYQRLIVTHVDSRSKGQNIDVFFYHHEKSTNGKRLAESIHKTFESKYKLYQPNRNYSGTFEDRTSLFLVKKTHPAMTFIEIGNIRNEKDQRRILDPDNRQALAKWISEGVILDFEER from the coding sequence ATGGTGCGGAAAGCTTTTCCATTCATTTTTCTTTCTTTGGTCTCCACTTCCGTGATGTTTTCGCAGGATACTTTGACCACTGTAACCGCAGAAAAGGGGGACGGTATTTATTCCCTACTGAGAAAACATGGGGTAAATCCGTATGAGTACTATCACGAGTTTATAGACATTAACTTGGATAATCTGAGGGATAGTATCCACCTTTTGGAAGGTAAGACCTATGTTATCCCTAAGGTGCAGCTGGATACGGTTCCAGTGGTAGATACCATACAAAAACAGGCCTCAAAGGTAAAGGAGGTAGACTCTAAAACCTTTGACATTTTTGGGGAAGACCATAAAACGGTGCTGTCCAAAAGTGAGCGGTTAAAAGGTGCCATCTATTATCTGGTATCCGGGCACGGCGGTCCTGATCCCGGTGCCATGGCGGTTTACGCGGGCAAATCCATAGCCGAGGATGAATATGCCTATGATATCACCTTGCGTTTGGCGAAGGAACTATTGTCCCATGGTGCAACGGTCTATATTATCATCAGGGATGAGAATGATGGGATCCGGGAAGAACGGATATTGGAAATAGATAGGGATGAGGTCGCTTATCCGGACAAGGAAATTCCCCTGAACCAATTGGATAGGCTGCAACAGCGTGTAGATATTGTCAACGATCTCTATAAAAAGAACAAAGGAGCGTACCAGCGTTTGATCGTAACCCATGTAGATAGTAGGAGCAAGGGCCAGAATATCGATGTGTTCTTTTATCATCATGAAAAAAGTACCAATGGGAAACGATTGGCAGAAAGCATCCACAAGACTTTTGAATCCAAATACAAACTATATCAGCCCAACAGGAACTATTCCGGTACTTTTGAGGATAGAACCTCTTTGTTCTTGGTAAAAAAGACACATCCGGCCATGACCTTTATCGAAATTGGTAACATCCGAAATGAAAAGGACCAGCGACGTATTTTAGATCCGGATAATCGGCAAGCCTTGGCCAAATGGATTTCCGAAGGGGTTATCCTCGATTTTGAGGAACGATAG
- a CDS encoding rhodanese-like domain-containing protein, translating into MTSFISKNTTFVLMSQHVLKIIYLSIFVLFQQYSVFAQRTLDHTLKIMNKESVPYIQIEDIKIDQDQILLDARELEEFEVSHLKDAIWVGDKAFDPEKIKATITDLDAPIVVYCSIGVRSEDVGEKLMDMGYTNVKNLYGGIFEWKNKDGTLYNPQGMETDSVHAYSRLWGRLLKKGVKVY; encoded by the coding sequence ATGACATCCTTCATTTCTAAAAATACTACCTTTGTATTGATGTCACAACATGTTTTAAAGATAATATATCTGTCCATTTTCGTTCTATTTCAACAGTATTCCGTGTTTGCCCAACGTACCCTAGACCATACGCTCAAAATCATGAACAAGGAGTCCGTTCCCTATATTCAAATCGAGGATATAAAAATAGATCAGGATCAAATTTTGCTGGACGCCAGGGAGCTGGAGGAGTTTGAGGTAAGCCATCTAAAGGATGCCATTTGGGTGGGCGATAAGGCGTTTGATCCGGAAAAAATTAAGGCAACCATCACCGATCTGGACGCACCCATTGTGGTCTATTGCTCCATTGGGGTACGGTCTGAAGACGTAGGCGAAAAACTTATGGACATGGGCTACACCAATGTCAAGAATTTGTACGGGGGCATTTTTGAGTGGAAAAACAAAGACGGCACTTTATACAACCCCCAAGGAATGGAAACGGACAGCGTACATGCCTATAGCCGATTGTGGGGACGGTTGCTCAAAAAAGGGGTCAAGGTCTATTAA
- a CDS encoding glycoside hydrolase family 32 protein, translating into MLKFIVKSFIFLIVLNSCKDLEKPQAVMEVEDVSYYTEPYRPQFHFTPEKKWMNDPNGLVYKDSTYHLFYQYYPDSTVWGPMHWGHATSADLIHWKHKPIALFPDEHGYIFSGSAVVDKNNTSGFGMEGNPPLVAIFTYHDMEGEKSGRDNYQTQGIAYSLDNGDSWTKYEGNPVIMNEGMRDFRDPKVFWNELKKNWTLLLVAGDHLQIWHSADLKEWEKVSEFGKDKGAHGGVWECPDMFKLPADGTDEEKWVLLISINPGAPNGGSGTQYFVGDFDGTTFTTDQEVSKWVDMGRDDYAGVTYNNAPNNERIFIGWMSNWAYARDTPTEVWRSAMTVPRNLSLKSNNGELELYSYPVSQLNRIIEHSYEEPALELKALQRRKIPLKYGNQSEIVFRLNSPNTQWIFSNMEGDSLEIQLDNMNKMLWLDRSKSGKVDFKEEFVNGKQRMPIPNLPDGDFEVRMLLDQSSLELFLNKGQYVMTNQIFPNADYTVLTMENLSDTEIKIDSISESKMMRVWD; encoded by the coding sequence ATGCTAAAATTTATTGTCAAAAGTTTCATTTTTCTGATTGTTCTTAATTCCTGTAAGGATTTGGAAAAGCCACAAGCCGTTATGGAAGTGGAGGATGTTTCTTATTATACGGAGCCCTATAGGCCACAGTTTCATTTTACCCCTGAAAAAAAATGGATGAACGATCCCAACGGGTTGGTCTATAAGGACAGCACCTACCATTTGTTCTATCAATATTATCCGGATAGCACGGTTTGGGGGCCCATGCATTGGGGCCATGCCACCAGTGCCGATTTGATCCATTGGAAGCATAAACCTATTGCCTTGTTTCCCGATGAACATGGGTATATTTTCTCGGGTTCCGCAGTGGTGGACAAGAACAACACCTCTGGTTTTGGAATGGAAGGCAACCCTCCCTTGGTTGCCATTTTTACTTATCACGATATGGAAGGGGAAAAGTCGGGCAGGGATAATTATCAGACCCAAGGTATCGCCTACAGTTTGGACAATGGCGATAGCTGGACGAAGTATGAGGGGAATCCCGTCATAATGAACGAAGGGATGCGGGATTTTAGGGATCCGAAGGTGTTTTGGAACGAACTCAAAAAGAACTGGACCCTACTGTTGGTCGCAGGTGATCATTTGCAGATTTGGCACTCTGCCGATTTAAAGGAGTGGGAAAAAGTCAGTGAATTTGGGAAGGACAAAGGAGCCCATGGCGGGGTCTGGGAATGTCCGGATATGTTCAAATTGCCCGCAGACGGTACCGATGAAGAAAAATGGGTGTTGTTGATCAGTATAAATCCCGGTGCGCCCAATGGCGGCAGCGGAACCCAATATTTTGTGGGCGACTTTGACGGTACTACCTTCACCACGGACCAGGAAGTCTCAAAGTGGGTGGATATGGGCAGGGACGATTATGCCGGGGTTACCTATAACAATGCCCCAAATAACGAACGTATTTTTATTGGATGGATGAGCAATTGGGCCTATGCCCGTGATACACCTACCGAAGTGTGGCGAAGTGCCATGACGGTACCAAGAAACCTGTCGCTTAAATCCAACAATGGCGAATTGGAGCTGTATAGTTACCCCGTTTCGCAATTGAACAGGATCATTGAACATTCTTATGAAGAACCCGCTTTGGAATTAAAGGCCTTGCAACGAAGAAAAATCCCCTTGAAGTACGGGAACCAGTCGGAAATCGTCTTTAGGTTAAATAGCCCAAATACCCAATGGATTTTTAGTAATATGGAAGGGGACAGTTTGGAGATTCAGTTGGATAATATGAATAAAATGCTGTGGTTGGACCGTTCCAAATCTGGAAAGGTGGATTTTAAAGAGGAGTTTGTGAACGGTAAGCAGCGAATGCCAATTCCCAATCTACCGGATGGCGATTTTGAAGTCCGTATGCTATTGGACCAATCCTCCTTGGAACTGTTTTTGAACAAAGGGCAGTATGTAATGACGAACCAGATATTTCCCAATGCCGATTATACCGTATTGACCATGGAAAATTTATCCGATACCGAAATAAAAATCGATAGTATCTCTGAAAGTAAGATGATGCGGGTTTGGGATTAA
- a CDS encoding TldD/PmbA family protein, which translates to MKRRNFVQLSGMGAASLLVPASMMGNVIETEALLEPGMDVAIKKKMADVALNTAKSLGASYADARIGRYLNQYVFTREDKVQNVVNTESFGIGIRVIANGTWGFASTNSVTEDGIKKATQQAVAIAKANSKIQKEPVKLAPVEAYGEVSWKTPLTKDFKDVPVSEKVDLLLSANAAAMDNGANFVNSALFMVNEQKYFASTDGSYIDQDVHRIWPTFSVTAVDRSAGKFKTRQAMSAPMGMGYEYMDGLASEKMEGPAGITLYSKSYDIVEDAVQAAKQAKEMLTAKSVDPGKYDLVLEPNHLGLTIHESVGHPLELDRVLGYEANYAGTSFATLDKWKSGDFKYGSDLVNLVADKTQVGSLGAVGYDDEGVKTKKWDLVRNGILVNYQAIRDQVNIIDQNESHGCCYAQSWNDVQFQRMPNVSLEPGKEKYSIKDMIKDVEKGIYIAGRGSYSIDQQRYNFQFGGTIFYEIKNGEIVGMLNDVAYQSNTQEFWNSCAKLCDEGDYRMFGSFFDGKGQPSQVSAVSHGSATSRFNDINVINTGRTI; encoded by the coding sequence ATGAAAAGAAGAAACTTTGTACAATTGTCCGGAATGGGGGCGGCCTCCTTATTGGTGCCCGCCAGTATGATGGGCAACGTAATTGAAACCGAAGCCCTTTTGGAACCGGGAATGGATGTCGCCATTAAAAAGAAAATGGCCGATGTCGCCCTGAATACCGCAAAATCCTTGGGGGCAAGCTATGCCGATGCCCGTATTGGTAGATACCTTAACCAATATGTATTTACACGGGAGGATAAAGTTCAAAATGTGGTAAATACGGAATCTTTTGGTATCGGTATTCGGGTAATTGCTAATGGTACTTGGGGTTTTGCCTCGACCAACAGCGTTACCGAGGACGGAATCAAAAAAGCCACCCAACAGGCGGTCGCTATTGCCAAGGCGAATTCCAAGATTCAAAAGGAGCCGGTTAAATTGGCACCTGTTGAGGCGTACGGGGAAGTTTCCTGGAAAACACCTTTGACCAAGGATTTCAAGGATGTACCGGTTTCGGAGAAAGTGGATCTGTTGTTGAGTGCCAATGCGGCCGCCATGGACAACGGGGCCAACTTTGTAAACTCGGCTTTGTTCATGGTCAATGAGCAAAAATATTTTGCTTCAACGGATGGTTCTTATATAGATCAGGATGTACATAGAATATGGCCTACTTTCAGCGTTACCGCCGTAGACCGTTCGGCAGGAAAGTTTAAGACAAGACAGGCCATGAGTGCCCCAATGGGTATGGGCTATGAATACATGGACGGACTTGCTTCCGAGAAAATGGAAGGCCCAGCAGGTATCACCTTATATAGTAAGAGTTACGATATTGTGGAGGATGCCGTACAGGCGGCCAAACAGGCCAAGGAAATGCTTACGGCCAAATCCGTAGACCCTGGAAAATACGACCTGGTCTTGGAACCGAACCATTTGGGGCTTACTATTCATGAATCCGTAGGGCATCCCTTGGAACTGGATCGTGTGCTTGGATATGAGGCCAACTATGCGGGTACTAGTTTCGCAACCTTGGATAAATGGAAGTCCGGTGACTTCAAATACGGAAGTGACCTGGTTAACCTTGTGGCCGATAAGACCCAAGTAGGTAGTTTAGGTGCCGTTGGATATGATGACGAAGGTGTTAAGACCAAGAAATGGGATTTGGTCCGCAACGGTATCTTAGTGAATTATCAGGCGATTCGTGATCAAGTGAACATCATCGACCAAAATGAATCCCATGGATGTTGTTATGCACAAAGTTGGAACGATGTTCAGTTTCAGCGTATGCCCAATGTATCCTTGGAACCGGGTAAGGAAAAATACTCCATTAAGGATATGATCAAGGATGTAGAAAAAGGGATTTATATCGCCGGACGAGGTTCCTATTCCATAGACCAACAGCGATACAACTTCCAGTTTGGTGGTACTATCTTCTACGAAATCAAGAATGGGGAGATTGTGGGTATGTTGAACGATGTGGCCTACCAATCCAATACCCAGGAATTCTGGAATTCCTGTGCCAAGCTTTGCGACGAAGGGGATTATAGAATGTTCGGATCTTTCTTTGATGGAAAAGGGCAACCCTCACAGGTGAGTGCAGTATCCCACGGTAGTGCTACTTCTAGGTTTAATGATATCAATGTAATTAATACGGGTCGTACCATTTAA